One Aegilops tauschii subsp. strangulata cultivar AL8/78 chromosome 7, Aet v6.0, whole genome shotgun sequence genomic window carries:
- the LOC109756498 gene encoding uncharacterized protein isoform X1, which yields MPRYSIKLIHIEAKTARSISPMESTTKLKDITVGQQNCKVFARVIRLWDAINTNPRYGNALISIDGILLDEDGCMAQISVPKKFEKQFCGLLSQGSAYIISNVAAIDIRSKSYVYRHQNYMLQFKQDTKVDLLHSRGADIPTLSLDFCPFYQLPQKAIDSKPLLDVIGVICDVGPYDYASQTSQHKFRKTKIRNLEEQTQELVLWGQHGESFDEETVLKKSQEGIVIAIFAGVTATLQRFTGMIQGSSSSATQIYLDLDIPKVQKYRTSYQWKCPTLQKHLPQVKQVSPLEAACKLYTIEEISNLPASSFQGGATFSTTKHVAANFQFHAQCTNFPLH from the exons ATGCCGAGGTATTCAATCAAATTAATACACATAGAAGCTAAAACAGCTAG ATCCATCTCCCCTATGGAGTCAACTACAAAACTTAAAGATATTACAGTGGGACAGCAAAACTGTAAGGTCTTTGCACGGGTAATAAGGCTTTGGGATGCTATAAATACGAATCCCAGATATGGAAATGCTTTGATCAGCATTGATGGCATTCTCTTGGATGAAGAT GGATGCATGGCACAAATTAGTGTGCCTAAAAAATTTGAAAAACAATTTTGTGGGTTGCTATCTCAAGGATCTGCCTATATTATTTCAAATGTTGCAGCTATCGATATCAGAAGCAAATCATATGTCTATCGGCATCAGAATTATATGCTGCAATTCAAACAAGACACAAAGGTTGATCTGCTACATTCAAGAGGTGCAGATATACCTACACTTTCGCTCGACTTTTGCCCATTTTATCAGCTGCCACAAAAAGCAATTGATTCCAAGCCACTCCTAG ATGTGATAGGAGTAATATGTGATGTTGGTCCATATGACTATGCTAGCCAAACATCTCAGCACAAATTTCGGAAGACCAAAATTCGCAACCTAGA AGAACAAACACAAGAATTAGTTCTATGGGGCCAGCATGGAGAATCATTTGATGAAGAAACAGTACTTAAAAAATCTCAAGAAGGAATTGTCATAGCCATTTTTGCTGGTGTAACTGCAACTCTACAAAGGTTTACAG GTATGATACAAGGATCCTCAAGTTCCGCGACACAAATATATCTTGATCTTGATATACCTAAAGTTCAAAAGTACCGCACCAG CTATCAATGGAAATGCCCAACTCTACAAAAGCATCTCCCTCAGGTCAAACAAGTATCTCCACTTGAAGCAGCATGCAAACTATACACCATTGAAGAAATATCTAACCTTCCAGCGTCATCTTTTCAG GGAGGAGCAACCTTCAGCACTACAAAGCATGTGGCTGCCAATTTCCAGTTCCATGCCCAAT GTACAAACTTCCCCTTACACTAA
- the LOC109756498 gene encoding uncharacterized protein isoform X2 — protein MPRYSIKLIHIEAKTARSISPMESTTKLKDITVGQQNCKVFARVIRLWDAINTNPRYGNALISIDGILLDEDGCMAQISVPKKFEKQFCGLLSQGSAYIISNVAAIDIRSKSYVYRHQNYMLQFKQDTKVDLLHSRGADIPTLSLDFCPFYQLPQKAIDSKPLLDVIGVICDVGPYDYASQTSQHKFRKTKIRNLEEQTQELVLWGQHGESFDEETVLKKSQEGIVIAIFAGVTATLQRFTGMIQGSSSSATQIYLDLDIPKVQKYRTRSNKYLHLKQHANYTPLKKYLTFQRHLFREEQPSALQSMWLPISSSMPNVQTSPYTNR, from the exons ATGCCGAGGTATTCAATCAAATTAATACACATAGAAGCTAAAACAGCTAG ATCCATCTCCCCTATGGAGTCAACTACAAAACTTAAAGATATTACAGTGGGACAGCAAAACTGTAAGGTCTTTGCACGGGTAATAAGGCTTTGGGATGCTATAAATACGAATCCCAGATATGGAAATGCTTTGATCAGCATTGATGGCATTCTCTTGGATGAAGAT GGATGCATGGCACAAATTAGTGTGCCTAAAAAATTTGAAAAACAATTTTGTGGGTTGCTATCTCAAGGATCTGCCTATATTATTTCAAATGTTGCAGCTATCGATATCAGAAGCAAATCATATGTCTATCGGCATCAGAATTATATGCTGCAATTCAAACAAGACACAAAGGTTGATCTGCTACATTCAAGAGGTGCAGATATACCTACACTTTCGCTCGACTTTTGCCCATTTTATCAGCTGCCACAAAAAGCAATTGATTCCAAGCCACTCCTAG ATGTGATAGGAGTAATATGTGATGTTGGTCCATATGACTATGCTAGCCAAACATCTCAGCACAAATTTCGGAAGACCAAAATTCGCAACCTAGA AGAACAAACACAAGAATTAGTTCTATGGGGCCAGCATGGAGAATCATTTGATGAAGAAACAGTACTTAAAAAATCTCAAGAAGGAATTGTCATAGCCATTTTTGCTGGTGTAACTGCAACTCTACAAAGGTTTACAG GTATGATACAAGGATCCTCAAGTTCCGCGACACAAATATATCTTGATCTTGATATACCTAAAGTTCAAAAGTACCGCACCAG GTCAAACAAGTATCTCCACTTGAAGCAGCATGCAAACTATACACCATTGAAGAAATATCTAACCTTCCAGCGTCATCTTTTCAG GGAGGAGCAACCTTCAGCACTACAAAGCATGTGGCTGCCAATTTCCAGTTCCATGCCCAAT GTACAAACTTCCCCTTACACTAACAGATAA
- the LOC109756498 gene encoding uncharacterized protein isoform X3 yields MESTTKLKDITVGQQNCKVFARVIRLWDAINTNPRYGNALISIDGILLDEDGCMAQISVPKKFEKQFCGLLSQGSAYIISNVAAIDIRSKSYVYRHQNYMLQFKQDTKVDLLHSRGADIPTLSLDFCPFYQLPQKAIDSKPLLDVIGVICDVGPYDYASQTSQHKFRKTKIRNLEEQTQELVLWGQHGESFDEETVLKKSQEGIVIAIFAGVTATLQRFTGMIQGSSSSATQIYLDLDIPKVQKYRTSYQWKCPTLQKHLPQVKQVSPLEAACKLYTIEEISNLPASSFQGGATFSTTKHVAANFQFHAQCTNFPLH; encoded by the exons ATGGAGTCAACTACAAAACTTAAAGATATTACAGTGGGACAGCAAAACTGTAAGGTCTTTGCACGGGTAATAAGGCTTTGGGATGCTATAAATACGAATCCCAGATATGGAAATGCTTTGATCAGCATTGATGGCATTCTCTTGGATGAAGAT GGATGCATGGCACAAATTAGTGTGCCTAAAAAATTTGAAAAACAATTTTGTGGGTTGCTATCTCAAGGATCTGCCTATATTATTTCAAATGTTGCAGCTATCGATATCAGAAGCAAATCATATGTCTATCGGCATCAGAATTATATGCTGCAATTCAAACAAGACACAAAGGTTGATCTGCTACATTCAAGAGGTGCAGATATACCTACACTTTCGCTCGACTTTTGCCCATTTTATCAGCTGCCACAAAAAGCAATTGATTCCAAGCCACTCCTAG ATGTGATAGGAGTAATATGTGATGTTGGTCCATATGACTATGCTAGCCAAACATCTCAGCACAAATTTCGGAAGACCAAAATTCGCAACCTAGA AGAACAAACACAAGAATTAGTTCTATGGGGCCAGCATGGAGAATCATTTGATGAAGAAACAGTACTTAAAAAATCTCAAGAAGGAATTGTCATAGCCATTTTTGCTGGTGTAACTGCAACTCTACAAAGGTTTACAG GTATGATACAAGGATCCTCAAGTTCCGCGACACAAATATATCTTGATCTTGATATACCTAAAGTTCAAAAGTACCGCACCAG CTATCAATGGAAATGCCCAACTCTACAAAAGCATCTCCCTCAGGTCAAACAAGTATCTCCACTTGAAGCAGCATGCAAACTATACACCATTGAAGAAATATCTAACCTTCCAGCGTCATCTTTTCAG GGAGGAGCAACCTTCAGCACTACAAAGCATGTGGCTGCCAATTTCCAGTTCCATGCCCAAT GTACAAACTTCCCCTTACACTAA